One window of the Oceanivirga salmonicida genome contains the following:
- a CDS encoding HAD-IB family phosphatase: MFNKKISNKLKEIIKEKNGKNYIVLDCDNTILMNDIQFATTHYILKNMLFTISIDELRNKLLPRFSSQKREIEKFINLYSKTFNKELTSLEVLEFQANYEYMIRMLYIEYKVDITFIMLSNKDISEILEITKRAISYHKGLNFDIEEFKYNNNKSNFKTGLSISMEMKSLIKSMYENNIDIYVVSASATIIVEEVLKPISKYITKIYGMTLEIENDKFTGFFDSNAIQPMGKEKVKTIDKYIYPLYNKGPLIVAGDSMGDEAMLTNYKDTKLSLLIDRNRTDDFKKLIDKENDRYMVQRVDEYQGIFIEGDKSLTI; this comes from the coding sequence ATGTTCAATAAGAAAATTTCAAATAAATTAAAAGAAATTATAAAAGAAAAAAACGGAAAAAACTACATAGTTTTAGATTGTGATAATACCATATTGATGAATGATATTCAATTTGCAACTACTCATTATATATTAAAAAATATGTTATTTACTATTAGTATAGATGAATTAAGAAATAAATTACTTCCTAGATTTTCAAGCCAAAAAAGAGAAATAGAAAAATTTATAAATCTATACTCTAAAACTTTTAATAAAGAACTAACAAGTCTTGAAGTGTTAGAATTTCAAGCAAATTATGAATACATGATAAGAATGTTATATATAGAATATAAAGTTGATATTACCTTTATAATGCTGTCTAATAAAGATATAAGTGAAATTTTAGAAATTACAAAAAGAGCAATTTCATATCATAAAGGTTTAAATTTTGATATTGAAGAATTTAAATATAATAATAACAAATCAAATTTTAAAACTGGACTTAGCATTAGTATGGAAATGAAAAGCCTTATAAAATCCATGTATGAAAACAATATTGATATTTATGTAGTTTCAGCATCTGCAACTATAATTGTTGAAGAAGTATTAAAACCAATTAGTAAATATATTACTAAAATATATGGTATGACTTTAGAAATCGAAAATGATAAATTTACAGGTTTTTTTGATTCAAATGCTATACAGCCTATGGGAAAAGAAAAAGTTAAAACCATAGATAAATATATTTATCCATTATATAATAAAGGTCCTTTAATAGTTGCCGGTGATAGTATGGGGGATGAAGCTATGCTAACTAACTATAAAGACACTAAATTATCACTTTTAATAGATAGAAATAGAACTGATGATTTTAAAAAATTAATAGATAAAGAAAATGATAGATATATGGTACAAAGAGTAGATGAATATCAAGGAATATTCATTGAAGGAGATAAAAGTTTAACAATATAA
- a CDS encoding rhodanese-like domain-containing protein: MKKLLSKNLNNNIQIIDIRDEEYYIGWKNSFGISGHIPNAIDFPIAWLDFDKDKLNLELKRKNIDKNKKTVIYSDESITKEEYNKYINLGFTDLYILNDGIKSYVKINKNLNKLKNYDMYVSPRWVQALLDDKNPEKYNGKTFKIIEVSLPNEVNEYSSGHIKTALNVSSDDINDNPGELNLDLYSNIDSSIADKFWQIPDNNKIKEVLENLGIDKDTLVILYGTEKATIACFRAAFIMEYVGVKNIKVINGGKKLWKLENRKLETKINISSKSNFGTIENKNSILITYDEELKLINDENSVIASVRSIPEYMGKTTGYSYIDKLGDIKNSRFAHSGSNPYAMEDYRNIDNTLFNYEICKDRWEKWGITKNKKISFHCGTGWRASEAYYLAKALGYENIGVYAGGWYEWIRKENSLIKKSGIPNDSPNL, from the coding sequence ATGAAAAAACTACTTTCAAAAAATTTAAATAATAATATTCAAATTATAGACATAAGGGATGAAGAATATTATATAGGTTGGAAAAATAGTTTTGGTATAAGTGGTCATATACCAAATGCTATAGATTTTCCTATTGCTTGGTTAGATTTTGATAAAGATAAACTTAATTTAGAGTTAAAAAGAAAAAATATAGATAAAAATAAAAAAACTGTTATATATTCTGATGAATCAATAACAAAAGAAGAATATAATAAATATATAAATCTTGGTTTTACAGATTTATATATATTAAATGATGGTATTAAAAGTTATGTAAAAATAAATAAAAATCTAAATAAACTTAAAAACTACGATATGTATGTATCTCCGCGTTGGGTACAAGCCCTATTAGATGATAAAAATCCTGAAAAATATAACGGAAAAACATTTAAAATTATTGAAGTATCTCTTCCAAATGAAGTAAATGAATATTCATCTGGACATATAAAAACTGCACTTAATGTATCATCAGATGATATAAATGATAATCCAGGTGAATTAAATTTAGATTTATACTCAAATATAGATAGTTCTATAGCTGATAAATTTTGGCAAATACCAGATAATAATAAAATAAAAGAAGTTTTAGAAAATCTAGGTATTGATAAAGATACACTTGTAATTTTATATGGCACTGAAAAAGCAACGATAGCATGTTTTAGAGCCGCATTTATTATGGAATATGTAGGAGTAAAAAATATAAAAGTTATAAATGGCGGAAAAAAATTATGGAAACTTGAAAATAGAAAACTAGAAACTAAAATTAATATATCATCTAAATCTAATTTCGGAACTATAGAAAATAAAAATTCTATTCTTATAACTTATGATGAAGAATTAAAATTAATAAATGATGAAAATTCCGTTATAGCTTCTGTAAGAAGTATTCCAGAATATATGGGGAAAACAACAGGTTATAGTTATATAGATAAACTAGGCGATATTAAAAACTCTAGATTTGCTCATTCAGGTTCTAATCCATATGCCATGGAAGATTACAGAAATATAGATAATACATTATTCAACTATGAAATATGTAAGGACAGATGGGAAAAATGGGGAATAACAAAAAATAAAAAAATCTCATTTCATTGTGGTACAGGTTGGAGAGCATCAGAAGCATATTACTTAGCAAAAGCTCTAGGTTATGAAAATATAGGTGTATATGCAGGTGGTTGGTATGAATGGATAAGAAAAGAAAATAGTTTAATAAAAAAATCAGGTATACCAAATGATTCACCAAATTTATAA